From the Cardiocondyla obscurior isolate alpha-2009 linkage group LG08, Cobs3.1, whole genome shotgun sequence genome, the window CGATATTGCCATCCATTCACGACGTTCGTCCACTTGCTGAGTGAGCCCTCCATCGttgacatatttatttatcgcctCGCCGGAGATCGACTAGACTCCTACAGATCTTCCCGTGTTTCACAGCGCATATCTCGACTGATCTCGACAGAATCACGCAAAGCTCCGCCGAGTAACGGAATATTATCGCGTCATTCTAATCTCAGGTGCAAATCTTCGTATCCCCGCGACGATCGGCTCGGTTCATACGCCACCAATCCTGACGCGCTCTCATGAGATAATCATTGTAAAGAGACGTTCACACCGTTGTGGACCTGGAGTCGAGATAGTTAATGCAAGGTATGTTTGTTCCTGGGTTACCGTCGGCTTTATGGAGGGCCGTGCATCTCACTCAGGGTTTCACTCGGTGTTGCGTGACACGTAACGTTTGGAAGTCCGGCCGATGTCGAACATTCAGCAGGAGTCCGGACGAGTCCGACAGCGATGGAGTCAAGAAGCCGCGGCCGAAGACAGTGTCAGTACCGAAAATCACGCTCGTCTCTCCGGACAACTCAGTCACCGTAATCGTGCTTGAAGAGGCCCAACGTCTGGCAAAACGACGTAATCTCAACCTAATTAAAATCAGCGATCTTGACAGTAAGACACACCGGCCGACCTACAAGCTCGTGAGCGGTACTGGCGTCTTGGAGAATACCGAAGACGATGACGAGATTGTCACGAACGTTGAAAGAATCGGACAGAAGCTGACCAAAGCCCCGAAATTGTTCTACATAGCTGCAAAGATCACTGAGCATGATTTAcagacaaaaacgaaaaatattacgcgtcTGCTGAATAAAGGACACAAAATCAAGATTGTTATCACTCTGGATGGCATGAATGGGGTGAGTTCTGCGATTTTTCCTTCTATTTCTTTGTATACAGCAACACTTAGAGACAAAATGATTGAGAGAACTTGTAATAACACAGGATATTTCATGCATAATTTTGTAAactataaaaagttaaaataacatataattCTTTGGACATATagagtaatatttataaaaaataaacccTGTTGGATTACCCTGtgataaatacaattattcaATCTCATGTAcattttgtcattttattttttatttaacatgtAGGATGAGgtacaaaaatgtatagaaGATGCTGTAAGAAACATTGGTAGCATTCAAAAAATGCCATCAAAGAAGAATACTATCTTATTCTTAATAAATCCTATACTCAAGAATGAAGACACATctgcagaaaataaaagtaaaactgGCAGTTAATGAAAGAGATTTCAACATTAtctcttttaaaatatgtacagAAGATAAACTGAtattggagaaaaaaaaaaaaaattatatttgtatattgtCTGTATATTGTATGTATAAACTTACATACATACAATGTTTAACTAGaatgtcaaaaataaaaacgcttgATCACCAATTAGCATCAATTGATTCCCATCACTACCAATCAATTTATAAaggccattttttttttttttaattaattaatttttttttaatgtgggGAGAAATGCTACTTACGTACACTTGGAGATCAATCCTTTAGGTAGTGAGGGACTCGCCGATAAGCGGCTGTGCTCTCTAAAATTCCATCACATACGACAGACTAAACACCAGCCCATATGCCGTAATCCTTGCGGAATTCTTCtttgcaataatatatattggCCGCTACAAAATTAGCGGGAACTGCGCTCGCTAGTGATTGACTCATGTGAAccaatcaaataataaaattttttggtTCTGACCAAATCTGCTATGAGGTGCCACTGTCGACGACTGGTCGACAGTTGACGACGGTAAAAatcatgtatgtatgtatatacaatgGTAGTGGTCAATGGCAGCGATTCGAAGATATAAAGTACGTTACCATTGCACATGAATAGtctattaaatttgtaactactgtttttttctacaattttatccAAGCTCGGAAACTGTAAACGATGGCTTCTTCCACTGACGTTGCTACAGTAagtatgattaattaatactttgtaAAAATCGAATGTTTGAATAGAGTACTTGACAATGTGAAGTATGTAAACGTTACAATTGGAGCACTTAACATTTGAATATACGTATtatgcattattaaatataactttacgCACTTAttggttattaaaaaaattattttaacacatttttacgtttatacatatgtttatttgttaaaaaaggatgaattaaaaatctaacaaAAGATCCAGCATGTTacttttagttttaatttatttagtgtATTTGTTTTAAGCATGCATTTCatactattaattattgtcaTTGATTAATgtttatatcattttgtagATCAGAGCTCAAAGATATTTGACTGAGCCAATAGTGGAAAGATGCAGAGATTTATCTGTGCTGATAGATGAGTCAAGCACTACAGAGCTGCAGCTTGTCTTTCCCTTACTAATAGATTCCCTATTTGGAATAGTGGATAATTTTGGATGGGGCCTGCACAACATTACTCTCAAGAAAAATCCAGTTGAATATGAGACACTGTGTCATTTTCTCAGTCCACAAGGACCAATGTTTTCTCTATGTTATAAATTACTTCCAGATTGCTATCTGAAATATAACTTTCCAGTATCATACCTTCCGGTAtgtttaagaattaattttatatcagtAGTATTGTGTCTTACAACTGTTGATGATTGATggtatattgtaatatattgtatttgtCATTTTAGTCCAAGATACGTTCCATGTTGGAGGAGGCAATGATATCACCATTTTATCTGGATAAAATTAGAGATGATCAAGGAACACGCGTTCCCTCGGCTCTATCAATGAGTAtcctttattaaatatcacatagttattgtatatacataattattgtTACATACAATGTATTAAGACTGAATATTTCTTGACACAAGCACATATCCCTttgaatattacatatttcacTTTGCCTACCATTTGACCAATCCTTGGCTGCAACTCCAGCAGCAGGAAAATGTGTGGATGAATTGGGAAACGGTTTATGTTCAATTAGCACAttgttatttatatcattttctACCAAGAGATAATTCTGCAGTTCTACCAGTGATTGGACCATACGTGAAAAAAACACCTCCTAGAAAATTAACACAGTCACCAGAATTTCGAAGGTACATAGACATAtgacacacacatatacatatatatattttttttttagatttagcaggactttatttaaatgacaaaTATGCTTTATTCTACatcttgatttttaattagagatTGTCAAAAACTACAAACCCTGAGACTTTTGCGAGCATCTATATTATCATCAGGACCGATGAGTCCTGGATCAGGTGTGCCACAGCAGCAATGTTTACCACAAGTCTGGCGAAGCGAGACTGTAGTGCAAGTTTTTCTCGATTTTTGGCTGGAATATACAGAAGACACGCAATTAACTTCCCAATTAAATACGTCTTATCTGTCTTCGATACCGCGACGAGTAAGTTTACTAtgtacaacaaaaaaaatactacACAATAcgtaaaaaacataaattactttttgcaattaaaataacttattGTTTCGaatgtatttaattagaaCTTTGAATTTCAGCACAGTATACATTCTGGAGAACACATACGTCTTGTGAGAGCATTTATAAAGACGCTGCACGAGTTTACAAATAGCGCTACGGGTGATAAGAGCGCAATGGATGAACTAAAAaggtattgaaataatattttataagttttttaactttgccataaatattctaaactttttttgttttattagaATAATTCTTCCTTCGgttcagggaaaaatatatacatttttgagGAAAGCAATATATCATTGGCCTCTAGACAGCTCCTTTAGATTGATATTAGAAGCTTGGCTAAGTTTTATTCAACCATGGAGATACGTTCCGGGAGTAACATATACTAAAGAAGGGTATGCGCGGTATGTTATCGAGAATGCcaaaatatgttataatttttgttaatttttactttaatatttttagcaaagcagaagaagaagaaagaggcAAAATTCATGATCCTGGCAGATGGATTTCTTTTGTTGCTAATAATCTGCTAGCGTATACAGCTGTATTTCAGCAGTTGCTTCCGCGATTTATGAGGACTGATCTAGTGGCACCCAAGAACGCGTTAATGTTATTTAGAGTTACAAAAGTACGTACACTTTTTCtcagttaaatatatatatatttttattttattttattttatttttagtttttaaatatgtattttttaaaactatgTAGGTATTTTCACAACCGTACTTAGCAAAAATGATATGCGAAGTAGAAAATTGTATTGATGACATAGGCTTAAGTAAAGGTCGAATAACTGCGAATCAGTGGACATCAATCGTTAGACAGCAGATTCTTGAATTGGAAGGCCCGACGTATCAATACGTTCCTATGTTTTCGACGGCCATTAACCTGCAggtatttattcttttatatatttttaagtatttgtCATTAGATTACTTTTTAAGACGATTATTTTGCTTTGTAGATTATATGGTTTCtaagtaatattaaacaaGCGCATTTAACAGCGACTAGCCTGGTTGAGGCTCTGGAAAATAGAAGAAGAGGGAAGCGATTTTTGCTTTCTTTATGGGAATTTTTTAGCTGTGAAGAGTATTCTTCAGATGACATCAGCATAGAGGAACGACGACGAGTTCCAGTACTCTTAGCCACCGCTCAACAACAGTTAATAGATATATTTCaagtaattcaatttttttttttatattaataaaaaattgcatattcgtcgttatttttaataacatcgCGATATGTTGCAGATACAGCTCGAGGATATTCCGCAAGTCGCTATAGTAGCAGATCAGGAATATCATGATAGCATTCTATCAACTTCTTTCTGTCATCAATCGCAGGTATTGATTGTtggaaaaaagatttttaaaaatatttcggcCGACTGAAAGACGCAATTTCTAGATGGAATCCAGCTTCGATTCGAGTAGACCAGGCACTTTCGTACCATTGCAAGAAGGTAGACAAACCTGTCGATATATTGAATACATGGGCGATCCAGAACTGCAGCCAGTGCGAACCAACGAATGCGCTTTTCTCGTACGAAATTTTTACAAGCTGTGCTGTTACATCAATCTCAAGGTATTgtacataatacaaaaaaaaattgcgggtctttaatttaatagattaAAATCTGCTTACAGTATCGGTACGAGATAATCGCACTGTATAACAGGCGGAACTTCCTTGGCAGCATTTTTCGGCAGTTAATTACTCCACCTACTACAATTGTAAAGTTACCCAAACGAACGTCAAATGGATTTACCAGTGGTTTTGAAGAACGAATGCCACCTCGACTAAGTCTGCGACCTTTAGCTAATTACACCTTCCTCATGACCATATCGTTTGGTATATTGATCGCGTGGTTCACTAAgtacgtaatttaataatttgttttttataacCTTGGGTATTTATATATAGCAAGTCTCACACTATaaaatactttcttttttagttaCGGTCCCTTTACGTTCCTGGGATTTATACTTTTCATGTGGACTTTGTACATAATTATACGTGCGACGTTGCAGCACTATTTCCCGTCTAGTGCAAGTACTTTCAGATCTAATACGAACGTATCTTCTATCGGCCAATGATACCTTCCTATTTTAAGACGACGAACCCGTATTATTGTAACCAATTTTGGATGAGAAGCCCTTATATACAACGAATAACAATTTTGGGGTACGCATTTGTAAGTgtattaaacgataaaaaaatacgatgaAAACCATACTGTCAATAACACGGTTTGCAAaccgttaatttaattaagtttgcTAAGTAATGGCACGAAATTACTgcgttgtaattatttatgaacgGAGACTTCTGCGTTGAAAATGACTCTGCGAAATAACTTGccgaattattttcaaattcttatcttttataatttaattaaattacacgttACTTTCACATTTATAAAGGCTCAaagttaaaatctttttaaaacgtACGAGGTCTCTTATTGATCacgtacaataattattatcagtaccggtaaaaattaattaaattctctctttttctcgtagAAAGACAAGCCTAATTATGTTGTCTAATTAAGCCAGGTCGCTTATATCCATCGTGTAATTCGCGATAAGCGAGCATGATATCCGTGTTCGCGCGGACGGCGCGATCTATAATCACCAGGATACTTAAGCACACATGCAATAACATTAACAATTATTGATTCATTGCCTCGTGTGTATCGGGAATGGCAGAAGTGCGGGGAACGATTAACGCCGCGATCCACTTTTCTTCCACGTTGGCGCGGGCCCTAATCAACATGATGCATCGCATCGGAGCTCGCGCGCTCATTAGACAAATTGAATTCGGAAATTGAATCGCGAATCGCCGATCGATGGAGCATCGAGCGCCCACGGAGAAAATTAATCCTCGTGTCAATATTTGAATGTccgttaaaaattaacgctctctcttttttttagcACTTAATGGAAGTCCATCGACCACTTTCAGACTCTCGTTCTCCAGATGGTTTTCGAAGGACGGCGATGAGAAAAGGCCGGgcgttacaaaaatataaattaaacgacaTGAGGATCTCGAAGCCGACAGAGCTGATAATTACgatagtaaattaaatacaagaaGATGATTATCGGGAACGAAGTTTCAGTCCACTTTGGTGAcgtttacttttgttttttttgatGCTTTATTACGTTTCTAAAACGAACATTGTTGCCATTCGCTTAATTAGTCCTTCTCGCGTGCGACAGTGCCAAATGCGATCACGATTATTTCCGGTTGCCAATATTTTTCTCCTGCCCACGTGCCGAGCCGGGCGTAATTATTAACCTCGGTCGCGGGGGAAAGGCGGCGGTGGCGTGTAgcgtattaatttataaaagtttcgCGTCACGCGCGGcttgtaataaaagtaaagcaCACCGCCAGCGGACGTCGCGTGCGCGGTCCCGGAGCTTTTATAATTGGATCCCGCTTAAATATCGCTCTTTAGCAGCTTGGTTGCGTCGTCCTCGCCGAACGTCTTCTCGCCGTTCGTGGTCGTTACCGGGATAAAGGAAAACGGGCAAGACCTCCGGCTTACTTCCGGAATAAATCAGGCTCGCAGTGCAGTCGGCCACGTTCGTTAAAGTCACGATGCGCATTTTTACGAACCACGTGTAAACTCGAGAAAGCTTGCTCTGTTTAAAGggtcttttttcttcttttttattaattttttctttattttctttattaaagtAATGTATAGTTTTAATTCCTTTGACGTTACGTTTGGAATTATCGAACATGCACGTGTTAACTAATTAAATGTCATCGTCtaatgttatataattaaataaaattaacgagacatataattctaaaatctCCGAAAACGTACGTCACCTTAAAGATCAAGGTTGGCCGCATATCGTGACAAGTAATACTTAGGACATTACGTCAGAAACCGTTCGGTCAACCTCTCCTTTTGATAACAGAACGGATAGATTTGATACGATGCTCCGCGCGTAgcttgtaatttaaataaaatttagttacatttaaatagaataatactttttaattttgccaaTCTAAAGTAGCaaagaaagattaatttttttattttaagtagagattaattctttttttgctttattattAGTGTTTGCCGATGGATTTGACGATCGCAGGCACGGCACTGAATGAGTCCACCTTCCGGCGACGCATTAGTCGTATTAAACCATTAGATGACCGACGGTGTGTGTTCCAGGGTGTGTTTACGTGTACGGGGCCGCTGTAACGCGAGCACGACCCCGTTTTCGATTTAAATCGAGATCGCCGGCGCGCTTTACCGGGAGAAtgttcgcgcgcgagaaagacgCCGTTTATCTTTGCGGCGCAATTAGAGATCCTTTATGCAACGCCGGGCGTTCCGTTATACGCTAGTTACGGACAATGAGCGCGTACGGATTACCACGAATGAGCTTCGTTCACCGTTTGTTAAAGCCCGTCCGTCGCTTTTCTCGCGAATGCCGGCCGCGCGCTCTTCCCTCCGCTAATTTCTTTCCCGCGCGTGGCAGGACGTCGACGATTGATTTCCGATCTCAAGTCGTGACGATCCTCGCGAAACTGATCAGGAGAACCAAGATGCTCTGTCACTTTTCTAGATACCTCAGCTTTTACCGGAATTTACGGGAAAAGCGAAAGTTCGaaggaattttaattctttctctttgaggcccgaaaaaattaattgtttgaCGTGATAAATATAAGATCACACATCGCGCCGATTGCGCTCCATTAGAGGATCGCTGTCGACATGGTggtccgattttttttttattttccgccgcGTCATGCTCAAAAGTACGACCACGAAAACGGATGTCTGATTGCGTCTTGCCGGTTTGCCGCCTAAGATTTACATCGGCGCGATCGCCGTATTTAGGCAACGAGCCGCGGGCCGTTTAATTGAACACCGAATGCGCGGCATCCGCGAGAACATCCAAGATCGTGAACGGCGTACAAATGGACCTTGTCACGCGTTGTTTTACGCTCGGTTGCATTTGGACGGCGATTACGAGAAGGTGAAGCGAAGATGGACGGAGAAGCGAGGAAGCACGCGTGACACGAATACAACCGCCACAGTAAGCTCCGCGGTGTGTCGATATCGCCGGCGAAGCAAGGCCAAGTACGCACGTCCCTTACGGAAATTCTCAAGGTATAATTTATCACTTAAagagaaacaaatattttgtaatatattatcattttataatgCGCCGGTTTTTCATGTTGAAACCCGATTGTTCTAACTTTCTGATAAATTTACTTATCAAGTAATAACATGTCTatcttcatttttcttttttttaagtagataAAGATAGGAACATATTCACCTGGCAAGTAAATTTGCCAGGAAGTTAGATAAAATGCCCTGGATCTTTTATAAGAGAAACGCGCATGGGTGATTGAATTATACTTAGTTCGAATTATGAATTACATTAAGTTTAAGCTTCATTTCCGACGTTTCCGTTCTTCCAGACTTCTTcaaacttttcttttgtacTTCAGACTCTTCGGTAACGTTTTATCTTCGCCGAGAGAGGTTCTTTTGACCGGCTTTCCGGAAGGAAGAGCGCGAAGCGACGTCGAGGCCGGAGATCCCACCTCCACCGCCAAGCCTCGCTGTCACGAGGAAAGCACCTCAGTTATGCGTCACGGGGTTGAGAAGGCGGACGCGTTCGTTTCAAGCTCTGGCGCCTCGAACGCGTCGCGAAGGCAGGCATCATCCTCGGGTTAATTAGTCTCCGGACTAATTAAAGAAACGAGCGTCGGTCCGCGAAACGCCGATCGATCTGCGACTGATCGGTTTCTCCGCTTCTTTGGCTCCCGTCTTccgtattttttctttattttttctttctttttaccagTGTTTCGATGACGCGAGATAACGACGTGTGTGAAATGTAA encodes:
- the LOC139104678 gene encoding LOW QUALITY PROTEIN: sphingomyelin phosphodiesterase 4 (The sequence of the model RefSeq protein was modified relative to this genomic sequence to represent the inferred CDS: substituted 1 base at 1 genomic stop codon), whose product is MASSTDVATIRAQRYLTEPIVERCRDLSVLIDESSTTELQLVFPLLIDSLFGIVDNFGWGLHNITLKKNPVEYETLCHFLSPQGPMFSLCYKLLPDCYLKYNFPVSYLPSKIRSMLEEAMISPFYLDKIRDDQGTRVPSALSMNXIFLDTSTYPFEYYIFHFAYHLTNPWLQLQQQENVWMNWETVYVQLAHCYLYHFLPRDNSAVLPVIGPYVKKTPPRKLTQSPEFRRDCQKLQTLRLLRASILSSGPMSPGSGVPQQQCLPQVWRSETVVQVFLDFWLEYTEDTQLTSQLNTSYLSSIPRRHSIHSGEHIRLVRAFIKTLHEFTNSATGDKSAMDELKRIILPSVQGKIYTFLRKAIYHWPLDSSFRLILEAWLSFIQPWRYVPGVTYTKEGKAEEEERGKIHDPGRWISFVANNLLAYTAVFQQLLPRFMRTDLVAPKNALMLFRVTKVFSQPYLAKMICEVENCIDDIGLSKGRITANQWTSIVRQQILELEGPTYQYVPMFSTAINLQIIWFLSNIKQAHLTATSLVEALENRRRGKRFLLSLWEFFSCEEYSSDDISIEERRRVPVLLATAQQQLIDIFQIQLEDIPQVAIVADQEYHDSILSTSFCHQSQMESSFDSSRPGTFVPLQEGRQTCRYIEYMGDPELQPVRTNECAFLVRNFYKLCCYINLKYRYEIIALYNRRNFLGSIFRQLITPPTTIVKLPKRTSNGFTSGFEERMPPRLSLRPLANYTFLMTISFGILIAWFTNYGPFTFLGFILFMWTLYIIIRATLQHYFPSSASTFRSNTNVSSIGQ
- the LOC139104675 gene encoding translation initiation factor IF-3, producing the protein MQGMFVPGLPSALWRAVHLTQGFTRCCVTRNVWKSGRCRTFSRSPDESDSDGVKKPRPKTVSVPKITLVSPDNSVTVIVLEEAQRLAKRRNLNLIKISDLDSKTHRPTYKLVSGTGVLENTEDDDEIVTNVERIGQKLTKAPKLFYIAAKITEHDLQTKTKNITRLLNKGHKIKIVITLDGMNGDEVQKCIEDAVRNIGSIQKMPSKKNTILFLINPILKNEDTSAENKSKTGS